DNA from Serinibacter salmoneus:
CCGGCGCGCCACCCCCGCGCAACCACCCGCTCGGTGCCCCATACCCCGCTCGCCGAGCGATGGGTTACGCAGCATTTCCACGCGCCACCCCTGCACAACCCCACGCTCGGCGAACCACCCACTCGCCGAGCGATGGGTTACGCAGCATTTCCGCGCGCCACCCCTGCACAACCACACGCTCGGCGTGGGTGGGGTCGGCGCAAGGGCACGTTCGGCGAGGCACAGGGCGTCCCGGCCACAGGGCGATCCCGGCGCGCCCGTCATCGGGTGAAGCAGATCTCCCCGAGGTCCACGAGCGCGAGGTCCTCCTCGTTCTGCTCCGTCGAGACCGCGACGGCGACCGCGGCGGCCGCGCAGAGTTCGACCCCCTCGCGGCCGCTCGCGCGCCCCTCGACGGCGAGTTCGGCGTTGGACTGGTGCTGCTCGAAGGCGCTCCCAGGCCCGTCCATCGTGGTCCGGACCGCCGCTGGGCCCTTGCTGCACGCCGGAGCATAGGCCGCCGCGTCGCCGTCAGCCGGATCGTGCCCGTCTCCCTCGGCGTGAGCCTCCTCCAGCCGCCACTCCCCCACGCACTCAGCACCCGCGAAGGCCGAGGCGATCGTCACCTGGGCGACGTCGAGAGCCCCCTCGCCGTCGCACCCGGTGGTGGAGACCTCGACCACGGGCTCCCGGATACGTAACTCGCTCAGCAACTCACGCTCACGGTCCAGCACGTCTGCGATGCGGACGTAGTGCACCGCCACCGTGCCGCTCATCGTCACCTCGGCGCAGCCACCCACGCCCTCCAACGGCGTCGACGCCGTCTGCGAGAACTCCCGCGTGCGCTCCCCGCCCTCCAGCACCCGCGGGCCCATGGCGTACGCCACGCCCACCCCGCCGAGCACCACCAGGGCGATCGACGCCGTCGTCACGCTCACCCACTTCTTCATGGCTCCCCCAGTGCGCCAGTGATCGTGAGCGGAATCTACTGCGCGGACCCCCCGCCGACAAGCACTCGCCGAGCGATGGGTTACGCCGCGTTTCCACGCGCCGCCCCTGCCCAACCACCCGCTCGGCGAGAGGTGGTGCCGCACCGCGGGACACAATCTCGCGCGGTGAGGGCGAGCGCCCGCGCCTCAGCGCCAGGAGGTGGTGTGCTGGCTCGCCACCCAGGCGATCACCTGGGTGCGGCGGGACAGCCCGAGCTTTGCGAGCATGGAGGTCACGTGGTTCTTCACGGTCTTCTCCGCGAGCCCGAGCTCCTCGGCGATGTCGCGGTTGGTCATGCCCTTGGCCACGAGGTCCAGCACCTTGGTCTCGCTCGCCGTCAGAGAGGCGGTGGGATCCGGGTGCGCCTGGCGGCGGCGGGTGAGGGTGCGGTCGTCCAGAAGGATGCGGCCGGCGGCCACCGCGCGCACCACGTCCACGATCTCTGCCCCGCGCACCGTCTTGAGCACGTACGCGCGGGCGCCGCACTCCACGGCTGCGGCCACCGCGTCGTCGTCGTCGAAGGAGGTGAGCACGATCGTGCGGGTCTCGGGGCTGGTCTGCGCGAGGTCGCGGATCACGTCGATACCGGTGCCGTCCGGCAACTGCAGGTCGATCAGGGCGACGTTCGGCTTGAGCAGCGCCCCGCGGCGCATCGCGTCGGCCGCGGTGCCGGCCTCGGCCACCACCTCAAGGCCCACGGCGGCGGCCACCACGTCAGCGATCCCCCGGCGCACCACCTCGTGGTCGTCCACGATCATCACACTCGTCGCATCAGTCACCCCGACAGACTAGCGCCCGGCACTCCTGCCGCCACGGCGCACACCCCGGCTCAGCGCCGCTGGCAGCGCGGGCACAGGTGCGAGGAGCGGTTCGCGAAGGACTGCCGCACCACGAGCGTGCCGCACCGCGGGCACGGCCGACCGCCCTGCCCATACACCGCGAGGCGGCGGTCGAAGTACGCAACATCCCACTGAAACGTTGACGTCTGCCGTGTCGAAGGAGCCAGCATTGGACGACCCACCTCTTCGCCGAGCGATTCATCGCCGACACAGTCGACCCGGGCACGCTGCAGGTCCGGCTCACCATGGGGTACATGCGGCCCTGATCGTGCCCGCAGCGTCACCGATCATGGGCGAGGAGGTGCTGGGGCTGCACCAGGAGCGGTGCCGACCGCCCCACCGAACCTCGTCGCCTCACCCAAGGTGCCGTTGATCCGGGGCATCACACCGGCAGGCGTGATTGGTCGTACGGCCCGTGGACGACCGTCATTCGCTTCGCGATCCCGACCGGAGTCGTTGCGGACTACCGATTTCGCGGACCGCTTGCCATG
Protein-coding regions in this window:
- a CDS encoding response regulator; this translates as MIVDDHEVVRRGIADVVAAAVGLEVVAEAGTAADAMRRGALLKPNVALIDLQLPDGTGIDVIRDLAQTSPETRTIVLTSFDDDDAVAAAVECGARAYVLKTVRGAEIVDVVRAVAAGRILLDDRTLTRRRQAHPDPTASLTASETKVLDLVAKGMTNRDIAEELGLAEKTVKNHVTSMLAKLGLSRRTQVIAWVASQHTTSWR
- a CDS encoding zinc finger domain-containing protein, with the protein product MLAPSTRQTSTFQWDVAYFDRRLAVYGQGGRPCPRCGTLVVRQSFANRSSHLCPRCQRR